The following coding sequences lie in one Populus trichocarpa isolate Nisqually-1 chromosome 14, P.trichocarpa_v4.1, whole genome shotgun sequence genomic window:
- the LOC7486830 gene encoding germin-like protein subfamily 2 member 4 — protein sequence MAAIVTYLVIFTVISSALAYDPDMLQDLCVANTHAGIKVNGFTCKAEGNVTEADFFFDGLAKPGKVNNSVGSLVTGANVEKIPGLNTLGVSLSRIDYAPDGLNPPHTHPRATEMIFVLEGELDVGFITTANKLISKTVKKGEVFVFPRGLVHFQKNNGDKEASVIAAFNSQLPGTQSIAMTLFASTPAVPDNVLTKAFQVGTKEIDKIKTKLAPKKS from the exons ATGGCAGCTATTGTCACATATCTAGTCATCTTTACTGTCATCTCCAGCGCCCTTGCATATGATCCTGACATGCTTCAAGACCTCTGTGTGGCTAATACTCATGCAG GAATTAAAGTGAACGGGTTTACATGCAAGGCTGAGGGAAATGTTACTGAAGCTGATTTTTTCTTTGACGGTCTGGCCAAACCAGGAAAAGTGAACAATTCAGTAGGATCACTTGTAACAGGAGCCAATGTTGAGAAAATCCCAGGCCTAAACACACTAGGCGTGTCACTGTCACGTATTGACTATGCACCTGATGGCCTTAACCCGCCTCACACTCACCCCCGAGCCACCGAAATGATCTTTGTTTTGGAAGGTGAATTGGATGTTGGATTCATCACCACTGCAAACAAGTTGATCTCAAAGACTGTCAAGAAAGGCGAGGTCTTTGTGTTCCCCAGAGGTCTAGTTCATTTCCAGAAGAACAATGGCGACAAAGAAGCCTCTGTGATTGCAGCATTCAATAGTCAGTTGCCTGGTACTCAGTCCATTGCCATGACATTGTTTGCTTCAACCCCAGCAGTTCCTGACAATGTCTTGACTAAAGCTTTCCAAGTTGGCACCAAGGAGATTGACAAGATCAAAACCAAGCTTGCCCCCAAGAAGtcctaa